A part of Sugiyamaella lignohabitans strain CBS 10342 chromosome D, complete sequence genomic DNA contains:
- the AIR1 gene encoding Air1p (Zinc knuckle protein; involved in nuclear RNA processing and degradation as a component of the TRAMP complex; stimulates the poly(A) polymerase activity of Pap2p in vitro; AIR1 has a paralog, AIR2, that arose from the whole genome duplication; although Air1p and Air2p are homologous TRAMP subunits, they have nonredundant roles in regulation of substrate specificity of the exosome; GO_component: GO:0031499 - TRAMP complex [Evidence IDA] [PMID 15828860]; GO_component: GO:0031499 - TRAMP complex [Evidence IDA] [PMID 15935759]; GO_component: GO:0005737 - cytoplasm [Evidence IEA,IEA]; GO_component: GO:0005730 - nucleolus [Evidence IDA] [PMID 11489916]; GO_component: GO:0005634 - nucleus [Evidence IEA,IEA]; GO_function: GO:0046872 - metal ion binding [Evidence IEA]; GO_function: GO:0003676 - nucleic acid binding [Evidence IEA]; GO_function: GO:0004652 - polynucleotide adenylyltransferase activity [Evidence IDA,IGI] [PMID 15935759]; GO_function: GO:0008270 - zinc ion binding [Evidence IEA]; GO_process: GO:0043629 - ncRNA polyadenylation [Evidence IDA] [PMID 15828860]; GO_process: GO:0071031 - nuclear mRNA surveillance of mRNA 3'-end processing [Evidence IGI] [PMID 17410208]; GO_process: GO:0071039 - nuclear polyadenylation-dependent CUT catabolic process [Evidence IGI] [PMID 18591258]; GO_process: GO:0071035 - nuclear polyadenylation-dependent rRNA catabolic process [Evidence IGI] [PMID 15935758]; GO_process: GO:0071035 - nuclear polyadenylation-dependent rRNA catabolic process [Evidence IGI] [PMID 18007593]; GO_process: GO:0071037 - nuclear polyadenylation-dependent snRNA catabolic process [Evidence IGI] [PMID 15935758]; GO_process: GO:0071036 - nuclear polyadenylation-dependent snoRNA catabolic process [Evidence IGI] [PMID 15935758]; GO_process: GO:0071038 - nuclear polyadenylation-dependent tRNA catabolic process [Evidence IDA] [PMID 15828860]; GO_process: GO:0071038 - nuclear polyadenylation-dependent tRNA catabolic process [Evidence IDA] [PMID 17643380]) encodes MGHLRSACTEKSKYIFCSRCSSKSHTEETCPSIWRSYKVIRSGDSQYPASISCYNCAGAGHYGDDCPLPRPVLLRYREATAFCVESLAPKFQKKYHEELRNFKPDFKQAESYRPPSMTTSGSQNLNRKASSRSIRSNASSRNDHYSRDYRSTISSGRGSRDYDRDYNGDRGYGNNGSYGSSYSRGHEYSQSHNHFGNSSRSQRSFSPPRSSQRSFGSRIQKAASSARNAFKRNR; translated from the coding sequence ATGGGTCATTTGAGGTCGGCGTGTACAGAGAAatccaaatatatattctGTAGCCGATGTTCGTCAAAATCACATACCGAAGAAACATGCCCTAGTATATGGAGGAGTTATAAGGTCATCAGATCAGGCGATTCACAATATCCTGCAAGTATTAGCTGTTACAACtgtgctggagctggtcaTTATGGTGACGATTGTCCTTTACCAAGACCAGTACTGTTACGATACCGAGAAGCTACTGCTTTCTGTGTCGAGAGCTTGGCGCCAAAATTCCAAAAGAAATATCATGAAGAGTTGCGAAATTTCAAACCTGATTTTAAGCAGGCTGAGTCATACAGACCTCCATCTATGACCACCTCTGGATCGCAAAATTTAAATCGCAAAGCATCTTCAAGATCAATTAGATCAAATGCAAGTTCTAGAAATGATCATTATTCGCGAGACTATCGTAGTACGATCAGTAGTGGAAGAGGTAGTAGGGATTATGATCGGGATTATAATGGAGATCGTGGATATGGTAATAATGGCAGCTATGGCAGCAGTTATAGTCGTGGGCATGAGTACTCTCAGTCTCATAACCACTTTGGTAACAGCAGTCGTAGCCAGCGCTCTTTTTCGCCACCACGCAGCTCTCAACGTAGTTTTGGGAGCCGTATTCAAAAAGCTGCAAGCTCAGCCCGAAATGCCttcaaaagaaacagaTGA